Genomic window (Psilocybe cubensis strain MGC-MH-2018 chromosome 1, whole genome shotgun sequence):
TAATTggcgcgacgcgacgcggtGTAATTCTAGACAACAGTCAAGTCGTCAGGCAGTCAGGGACACGGCTGGACTTGCGGTGTCGTGGATGGGCGTCTATGTTTGACGCGCAGTTGTTGGCGATGGTGTTTATTCTCTCCTTTGGTCGAACAGTGAGAGGCGCCTGTATCAGATCAATGATGCGGCTGGGATGTCGACTCTCCATTGTTCGCCCAGTTTATATCCAACCTCCACCAACTCCTCCAGAACAAGGTAATGTCTTGTTATGGCTTTCCCCTTGTCCCATTCTGGAAAGAAGCCCTCAATGTTCCCATCACCTGTCACTATACTTGCCTAGTTCGGCACAAGGCTCTCTCTCATTTATATTCAACACGAGGCACTCAGCGCTCTTGTTCGTCCACAAGGTCGTTAGCACTCTGGCGTATACAAACGAACGCTTCTCTTGCAGCACAAGATAGACACCTCGCAAGCACTCGCGATGGCGACAAGCACAAGGGATTGGCTACAACAATTCGAAAGGCTGGACCCAATGTCATTAGATCATTCGGCAAGTAGCTGATACACACTCTATAGAATCAAGTAGGGTAGATCAGCATATAATCAATCTTAATCCACTAATGCCCAATAGGCAAACAGTCTACTCTTATCGATCCATGTAAATCAGAACTTGAAGACCTGATTGCGTAGTAGATCATCAGCACTTGTAAATAAGAGCGCTGCCCTGCTTAATCTTACCTGGTCTTCCGAGTATCCGAGCTCCTTGAGGATTCCACCGAGCTCACCCTGCTTCATGCCAGCTTTCTTTCCAGCAATCGACGCTACCTGTCCAGGAGGTCCTACAGGGACGATATCAGGTTGGACTAGATGTCAAAAGCCAGACAAACTCACCACAGACGAAAACCTTGACTTTATCCTTGAGGTCAGCTGGACCGACGTGCTGCTTAATGACGTCAGCGTTAATGTAGCCGACAGGGCCTTTCCATCCTTCCGTTGGTGTATCGACGAGGTATACGGCGTCAAAGGTATCGgggtatttcttcttcaaggcATCAAATTCTTTGCGAAGGAGAATGTCCTTTTCTGTGAGGTTGGAATAGATGAGCTTGAACTTTGTCTTGTTGTTCTTGTCCGAGAGAGCATGGGTGACGAGTTGGTAGAGAGGAGTGCTGCGGATTATATGAATAGGATAAGTTGCATGGCATGAGGAAACTCTTCTAGACCAACGTACATTCCACTGCCTCCACCGATCAGAGCGACTTGATCAAATTCGTTTGCTAAGAAGAGAATGAATAGgtgaaaaaagcaaaagtgTGATTGACAAACCCTTGTAGGGGAACTTGAGGATAGGACCCTTGATAGCAAGAGTGTCTCCTTCCTAAAACTCCATGAGCGAAAGCAGGGATGGTGCAGGCACGATACTAACCTTGAGGTCAAAGATGTGCCTGGACATGTTTCCATTTTCGTAGCGCTTGACGAGAAGGGTAAGCTCGCCTGGGGCATCCGGAGCAGACACGGGGGTGTATGGGCGAATAACAGGCTTTCCCTTTGCGTCATTAAGAGCATCTGGGGCAGATGCCTTTACGACGAGACACGATGCTACTGGAATAAGCGAGGCCTCATCGTTGGGGAGCTCGAACACGAATCTGCAAGGAAGAGTTAGCGGGAAGAGCCGGaataaaaagagaaagacggCTACTTTGACGAGTTGTGGTTGTATGGAATGACCTTTTTGAGCTTAAAGTCTTGGAAGTTCTGAGGGTCGAGGGGGCTTTTCTCCTGCTTGGGCTTGACGGGGGCAGTTTGGGAGCTGTCAAGGTACCAATAAGCAGCGCCGGCGGCGAGGCCAGCAGTGAGGAGGACAGCGGGGAGATTGCTCCTTGAAGGGGGAGGGGCGGTGGCATAGGCACGACGGCCAAGCTAAGGGAGGGAATGAGAGACAGATTAGAGGGGAAGAGAAGCGAATGACGTACATTGGCAAGAGA
Coding sequences:
- a CDS encoding NADH-cytochrome b5 reductase 2 encodes the protein MSFLRTSLANLGRRAYATAPPPSRSNLPAVLLTAGLAAGAAYWYLDSSQTAPVKPKQEKSPLDPQNFQDFKLKKVIPYNHNSSKFVFELPNDEASLIPVASCLVVKASAPDALNDAKGKPVIRPYTPVSAPDAPGELTLLVKRYENGNMSRHIFDLKEGDTLAIKGPILKFPYKANEFDQVALIGGGSGITPLYQLVTHALSDKNNKTKFKLIYSNLTEKDILLRKEFDALKKKYPDTFDAVYLVDTPTEGWKGPVGYINADVIKQHVGPADLKDKVKVFVCGPPGQVASIAGKKAGMKQGELGGILKELGYSEDQSVYQLLAE